The window CATCTATATCGTTTTTCGATTCATTTTATCTCGAATCGTTATCCATGTATCGTTTTTATTATCATAATATCTTAATCATCaacttatttcatcatagatatcattatatcatgatcatcatcactaTATCATATACCACCTTCGTCACCCCCATCGTTCTATTATTATTCATTCTATCAACTCGTCACCTTCATCATTCATCGACACACATAACATCTAACATCATAATCATAACATCcaacatcataatcatcataattgTCATAATGATCATAATTGGGTATcatttaccattatcattaattcATAACCGTCATCTTCATTCGCTACCCTAACCCTCCTCAACTTCGTGATATGATCATAACCCTCATGTCATCAACATACTCACATCATCATCCTTTCATCCATACGTATCATCTACCATCACCAATACATCATCACAATTATTTATCATTACTTTTATatcatcatcatgcttcattattcCCTATCGGCGTTTTGAAaatagaaacaaaaaaataaaaaaaataaacagcgAGCAGTAAGTCATCCTTGTTTAACACCACTATTCATCATATCTTCATCATTTAATTTATTCATTATCAATTCTATCTTATTCCTTCTTCATTTTTAGCAGGAGGAGTACAGCATAGGCTGCTGTATAGCAGCGACGGAAGCAGAAACCATTGTATAGCAGTAGTAGTCGACATCAGTGGTTGCAGGGATGTTTGGTTGGGTTGGTTCTCGACACATAACAAACCAAATAGCAGCAGTGATTGGAATTCACGAAGGTCCATCAACAGTTCTATAATATAAGTATGACCTCAGCCCAGCGGCCCAATCAGTAAAGCATTTACGGTTCCATCCTAGTAGCAAGTCCAGCccgttaaataaataaaaagaagtcCAACCCGATAAATTCTGCAAATCGTTCGTGGTTTTTCTTGGGTTTTAATTCGATGCAGCCTACCTTATTATGATTGGTTCGATTAAAAGCAAAGCAAACAGTCATGACATATCATTATCATTCATCTTGGACGTATCTAGTCATTAATCATGATTCAAGTAGTGGATGTTGCTTTATTAGTTGTCAGTCACAAAAAAACAAAATCAAATGTATTTTAATCTCTTGGGTTGACTATAGGGCTGCAACAAAAAAATATATAGTAATAGTTGCCTTTAATGGTGATGGAAAGTGATTAATTGGGTGGCTTATAATATTCGGATGGGAAACAGAAACTAAAAGCAAAAATTCGTTGTAGCAGTAACATATAAATTGAAGAGATAGTTGGTGGTGGTTATAAACCGTAACAGAAACAGCATATCGCTGTAACCGTAGCAGTTAACAAGCAGTCCGAGGTGGCTGTTTTGAAGGTTTACACTTGTGGTGATGAAAGGAAATAGAAAAGTCAGAAGCAGGTAGCAGTTAAATAGCAGTTGGAGGGTTCGGTGATGATGGGTGTTTGGAGACCGGAAGTTGCAGCAAAGCTGCTGTAGTGACGGGTTGTTGTGGTTCTTCTATCATCAAATGTGATGATGATAGTTAGGTTCTTTGATGACACAAAAACGggttttgatgatgatggtgtgcaaacaaaaaaaatataaaggtgATGGGGTTTTGTTGAAATTGATAGTGGTTGTTTGATGAAAGTGATTTCGATGATGTTCGTATTAAACCCAAACCAGAAATTGTAACGGGACAAACATAGTAGCAATAGAAACTGACATGATCagcgaagaaagaaaaaaaaatataatggtgAAGGTTGCTTACGGTTGTAGTGTTGATGAGGGAGTGGCTCGTTTGGTGGTGATTCAAGGTGGCGATTGTGGTGTTTCTTGGGTAACGGTTAACTCTAGAAAACAATATAACTAATAGTAGTTGCAGGTTACATTTGAAAACACAAGTGTGGTTTTTGAGGTTCACGAAAAAAATAGAAACAGGAATGGTATTGAGAGAGAGAGGATGAGACAGAAAGATAAAGAAGTGGTGGTGGTTATGACGGGGTgacggtggttcttggtgttctcCGATCTCTAGCAACTAACGGAAAGTTTGAGTAGATAAACACTCGAAGGTGGGGTGATCTAAGGTTGTTTGCAAGGTTGTATATGTGTATGAGTTTATATgcctatatgcatatatataaatatatgattatcTGTGAAACATGATGACAATGATGTAAAACAATAATCATCCGTGAAGGTGAATGTCAATTCTCAAAAGTAACCCAATCAAGAATAGTAACGGATATCCAAAATTGGTGGTACAAGTGGTTGTCGAAAGTTGATAGCGAGTTTGATAGAAAACAAGAAGAAAAGATGAAAATGTTTCCTCATAATTCATATCTATCAGCatgttgtgtgtatatatatatatatatatatatatatatatatatatatatatatatatatattaggtatattAAATATGCCAGTGAAAAATATCAAACACAGTAACATCTATATATTCATACAATtcttttcacaaaaaaaaaaaaaaatgcaacttGATATAGAAACAACAATTTATGTCGCTACTTTTTATTTCTTTATATGTCAAGGAAATGAACTAGACTCAATTGTTTAGCTACTTGAGAATGAAACAATACCCGCGTCCCTTTTGTTGGTATGTATGAAAGTTAGAAATTCTTAACTTTTTATTGTTAGCATCTTCTAGAAATTTTAAATTAGTGTTGATCATGTACACTAAAATGGTACTCGTCTATTTAAATTCTTCCATCATATTTTTAGAAGTCATTGCTAGTTGGGTTTAAACTTTACTAAACCTAATGTGTTTTAAATAAATTTTTAGCAAATCAAAAATTGATGTATCCCACTTGCACACCAacgtttatttttttaaattctCAAAATCTCGAATTAAACTTATTTAATACAAATCAAGACgacaaccgagtattacaatcagttaataatatatatatatacttatatatatatatacttatatatatatatatatatatatatatatatatatttaattaattaataattattataatatcctatttttattttattcattttaataacaacaacattaatacttcaatttatatttcaaattattatttatatatacatacacacatatctatttacaattaattgttcgtgaatcgttgagatcagtcgaaggtcaatttaatatatgaacatcgtttcaaaaatttttttagactcaacattacatactttgcttatcgtatcaaaatcatataaagattacgtttaaatttagtcggaaattcccgggtcgtcacatagagATCTTTTCTTCTATTTCCCTTATTGGTCGTTTTGATCACATGTGGTATGAATCACATGCTGCAACATTTCTCCTTTTTCAATGGAGGTATGTCTTTAAATCAATGTTGCACAGATGATAGTTTAAACATACTCAATGTTCAAACTCGAGTTCACTATCTACTCATAAAAGCACGTCTTTCTCACAAGAACTCACATCTGGATATATAAGACAGATAATGTGAaacttaaataaatcacatattgttGTAAACGTTACAACTGTAGCATCAAATATTTTAAGTTTGTGCTCAGTTGTCACTCAGACAATATACTTAAAATGCGCTATTTCACTAGTCACTACTAAAGTGATGGAGCTGATCACCCATGTGAGTGGGCTGACCTCTAATCTGTCCGACATACTTTTCTCACAATAATACTTTGTATATAAGATTTGACAAACACATTGTCATGGATATCAAACACTAAATATGTTGGGAAAAATAAAACTCAATACAATCTCAAAATCTACGCAACCCCTGAGACGTTACATGTCACATAAACATATCTCTCTAGGCATGGTTTCTCAAATGATTTGCAACCATTTCATTCGTAGATATGTACTACATATTTACTAAAACTCTTGCAATCATGTCTTTAAGTAATGATGCAGTGTACAACTATGTGCTTGACTTACAATGGACCTTGGAATGAACTACAAAATACTAACTTTTTGAGTAAACTATTACTCAATTGATAACTTTGTTATAAACTCCAAGTTTCTCAAAAGATTGGTTAAGCTACACAGCTTATTGAACCTTAGTTGACATTAAAAATCAGCCTCCATTGTAAACAAGGCTTCATATGACTAATTCTTATTACTCCATAAGATAACAACCTAGTCAATATGTGTACAGCCTTTTGATTTCAAATCATTTTCATTAAAGCACATTAAGATAACATTACTACTTAGATACCTTAGTATCATTTTCATGGCTTTTCAATTGCTTTCCATCCTAAATGGAAATTAATCAATTTTGTACGTTGCATAACGTACAAAGGATTTCCAACCTTAATCACATAAATAACAAACTTCATTTGCTTATTTCATATATGAGTTTAAGGACAAAAAAAGATATGCTCAATATTTACCATGAGATTCTTAGTGAGATTATTTAACACGTTCAAGGATCTTGTTAATATAAGCTCTTGTGAAAGAGATATTAACTTCCTTGAACAATCTCTTGAAATTCTAATTTCAAGAATACATGAAAATTCTCTCACAATAATATTCTTCTTATTTATTCAAGCCACAaaaatatcatcaacgtataacgatAAATTAAACATTTAGACCTTTTAGTACTTTCTCATGATCCTTATTGATCATAATGAAATCATTCGATATGATTACACTGTGAAAGTAAATATATCATTTTCTCAAAGACTGTTTGAGGCCATAGATCAACTCAAAAAATCTACAAACCATATGTTTGTGGCCATTGTTTAAAAAATCTACACATTGATTTCTTGCTACAATTCTTCATTGAGAAGTTAAGACTATTAACAATGATATAATGTAATTCACGGTCTATTGTTTGTCATTTTGGCTAGAATTAACCTAACTTGGTGAAATTATAACAAGATACGAGGTTCTCACAAAGTAAACTTTTCTTGTTGGTTGTAGCCTTCTGCTACATGTTGACCTTTGTATATTCAGGATACTCACTCCAATTCTTATTCCATTATTTTTGATCCATTTTTCATTTAGATGTCATGTTAGAGCTTCTCTTATTCAATCTCATATCGAATAGGGTTATAACGACAACTTCTTTGTCGTAATTGAGATTTCTTTGAAACTAACTCTTGGTATCTCATAAGCTCCCACTCGAATAAGAATTATTCTCATTTGCAATAGTTTGAGGAATCGTGCATAGATAAACAAATTCTCTTAACAATATTCCTCAAATTTCTCCCACTCGAATGAGATAATTATGTGACATCATAACCTCTTGATTGTTAACGTACTTGGTGAAAACAAATTTTCACCACTTGGACCTATTTTccaaaatttattttataaatttaatatatatacgtTTCACAACCTTAATGTCCTATGACATAGTAATTGTCATAATCTTTCCATAACTTATATGGTGTAGAAGTTATTAATTTTCAAAGACATTCAGTTAGGTACGTTTGAGGGAATTCACATTACCCCATCATCGCACTAACCAATTTGAGGAGTGATTATTCCAACTTTCTAAAATATCGTTTTGTTATGGAGTTATTGGAGTAAATAAATGATGTTTGAATACCTTTAGCATCACACAATGCTATCACATCCTCAATTGGACCTTTATACGGAGTATATGTCTTTATTAATTTTTCGCGTAAGTTAATTCTCAACAAAATTCACATAATTTTGAAATTTAATCCAACGCTTTGGATTTTCGAGAAATCAACTAACACGAGGAAATTATTAACAATATGTCCTTTCTCTTTCTCTAACGTTCATAAGACCACATAATTCAAATGAGTCATGTGCAATGGAATAAAGAATTTAGTTTACTTTCTACATGATTTTTCGTAGCTTTTTCCTTGGCGATGCTTACAAGTGCACATTTTCACTTTATCACTATCCAGCCAGTAAAACATGGTAGACTAAGCTAGAAGTATTGTTAGTCAATATGACTAAACTAGCAAGCCGTACTTACTTTATTCAAACATATTGAAGTTGTAAGTGAGGAAATTTTATTTAGTTATCACTTAGATAACGATAAAATCATTTAGGATAAAACTAATATTAAATGAACTTGTTCTTAAAGAGAATTCAACCGCATTTTACGAAATCAATAATGAAAACTTATATCACATAGATATTAAGTTTTGATGAACAAGCATGTAAGGATCCATATTCGATCATCATCCAAGACTAACTGGGATGAACCGATATTTACAACTCCATCTTAATAGTTATTCCCACATATCTTCACtttatttgaaaaagtgaaatTCATCATAACTCTACAAAGATTTCGTTATCCTTTAATAAATGGTTTCCCATGTTCAAACCTACTATCCAcagatgataaaatacaaacacaaAGTTTACCAACCATGGTAACCTTATACAATCCAAAACGAAACTTGTAGTTTTCATTATAAGTAAGGTGCAACTTCATATGCTCCAAACTTTGAGGTAAGAAAATAATTAAATCTTGAACCAATGTTCATGCGTAAGACTTTAATCATCATATATCAACCGATATTGATAATACATATTTAATCGTTAAAGTTAAAACATTACTCAACAACATGATGTGAGTGACAATTTAATTTGTGTAAAGTGTCGCACACTTCACACTCCCACTTAATTAGGGATTTATTTTCTTTCTCATATACATTTCTTAATTACGGTAAGAGCATCTTGAGCCTCTTGCTCTTCCAAACGCATTGGGTATTCAtgcttcttaattttttttttaaattgtttaTATTTAACTTAAAATCCTCGTTAAGTTAAACAACGTTGTTGGATGTGAAAACAATGATAGAACACAAAGTTCAAATGAGACATTTTTAAATTTGAATCAACGTTCAATACATAGAAAATTATGCAAGACTAATTAATATCCATCAATATATACAAAACACTTTGTCAATAATAAAATCATGTCAAATAATAGTTCACGATAGGTCGTGAAGAAAAAGTTCACTATGTTCCCAATTATCGTCCACAAAGCCTACTATGAAACTACAATTAACGTAATCAATCATGCAAAGTTATCTAATTATAGCACATATGCTAATTTTATAAAGGTTCTAATTTCACTAAGAAATTACTTTTAAACGCAAAGAAAGTTTAATTATTATACTTAGTAATGATTCATGTTTACAATATTTCACtaagaaatataaaataaatttggtCCTTGTATAACTTTTCTTTCCCTTTCTCAACAATTTCTATAACAAATATAgaattatgaaaaataaaaaaataatagtaaATCGGACACATAACCTCATTTTATGTAAAAAATCAAAATAACATGAATCGATTTGAGTAATAAACAAACCAAATCGAGGGAATGTTTATTTACACCAACAAATGGTTAACATATTCAGTATTTCACATAGAAATACCTATACCAAACGATAAAATGAATAATATTTACTTTCAAAcgaaatgaaagtttatcataattattactaaaaataattaatCGTCATGATCACTATTTCATTACGCAAGTACTAATTCAAAAGAAATAAATTTATAATCATTACAAAATGATTAACCAAGTTTTGTCCTCGATACAAAACTTTCTTTAATATAATATCTATAACGTATATAGAATAGAAaattatcataaagataatatattAAACCAAACATAAATCTTTGAACTATTCCAAGTTCATTTAATGATTAACCACACATAcacattattattacaaaaataattgtATGACATTTTAGTCCAAAACACGAGTCATGGAACTACACTAATGGTgtacatattaaaatatattataaaattaggAGTTACATAActcatttaaataataattataacaacttATTATAACAACTTATGATAATAAGAACTCTTTAATATCAATATAGAGTTACAAAAAACTCTTTTAAAAGTATAGCACTTACATAGTAATGACATTTTGTATAACTTATACAAAACTCCATgtaacttatattattatcatgattattataataatgacaaaaatataattatatcaCACAAACATGGTCGTGGGTTGTTAAGTAACATACAAAGAAACTGTGATAACATGACATGATTCACACAAATCATATCCTctttaattatttacaaataataattAATCCGTAAAACACCATGCATCATATGTCATCATTTACAAAAAAAATAAcagacaattatatatatatatatatatatatatatatatatatatatatatatatatatatatatatatatatatatatatattgatttttgtTTGTTAGTTCCTTTCACTTTCAATATGACAAACCACTCTAAATAAAATATTCATAAACAAGAAATTAACTACTTCAATATGAAACACTTTATCAATATTTAATTACACCAATACAGTGGTTAACATAATTATTTGAAACAATAAAGATACCGGTTCACATGAACTAATTAAATCAAGTATTCTCATACAAAAAATCTATATTTACATATAGAGAATTATGTAATTTCGATTATATTACATAATATAAGGCAAATAATACTTAGTAAAAaagagttatatatatttaattacacaaAGCAATCTGTTACGATCATACAATATAATTCAATAGTTGAATGACCCACTTCAATCATACAAAATAATTAATTCACCCATTAGAACTAATCAAAATCAATATCATATGAAATAATAGATTGCATCTTTTGTATCTATTTAAAAAATAATATCAAACACAGACATCATCATGTGTTTATTAAACATATACGAAAAGCATATTATAATAAAGCAATATTTCATTTTGTaactcatattttttttttttgggtaaaggggaTTACCCGGCGAACTTTATTAATAAAGAATATAGAATGTTTACAATGAAGCTCAAACGACACTAGGAGAGTCCTAGAGTCTCACAAACGACCAGGCTAAACAAAAAAACTACTCCAGGAGCTAAAGCTCACAAACAACGACAACTAAAATACAAATTAAGAAATCTTCCAATCTGACTTTAGTCTGAGCGTCTGAGGGTTCGTCTTCCATTTGATAGACATGATTTTCAATCGAACCGTAGCGTACGTAGCTTTATAAACTTGATCAACCGATCTTTTCTTCTTCTTAAATAACCTGTTATTTCGTTCCTGCCATAAACTATAAACCGTGGCCGCAAGAAGAAGCTTAACAACAATGATACGAGCTATCCTACGCTTAGCAAAAGGGCTAACCAACAATATGAAATCTCTCCACGAGTCGCTGAAAATTGGGAACTCCATATGAACCTTCACACGATTCCATACCTGCATTGAAAAAGGGCATGCGAAGAACAAGTGGTCATGTGAATCAGGGACTTGTTCACAAAGAGAACACACTAGTGGTGTATTATTCGTGACTTCCCATTGCTTTAACTTGTCTTGCGTTTTGAGCTTCTCCCCCATAAGTAACCACATCACAAACGCATGTTTTGGGATGTTATTCGTGTACCATATAACAGGGGCCCAAGGCACCTCTGGCGCCTTACTACGAACATACTCCCAAACCCAACGAACCGCAAATTCCCGAATATAACCATCATTATCTTTCCATTGAATCGCATCCTCTTTATCAGTGAGCATTGGAACAGTAGCATTAGAGAGGATAGGGAAGCGGTCATACCAGGGTACATGCCAATTCATACCATTAGCAAGAACCATATCTCTAATCGACATGGCTGGATCAAATCCCTCTTGGAACATCATCCTCGTCGTGATAAAATCATATAGCGGACCAGATTCACACCAGATGTCATACCAAACCGAAGTGGTTTCTCCGTTGCCAATAATGTGAATAAAACAATTCTTGATTTGGTCCCTAATACCAAGAATTTTCCACCAGATCCAACTAGCATTTGAAGTAGTATCAACATTTCAAAAATTACGACCTGCAAGCTTATACGAATGGATCCATCTAACCCACAAGGACTCTTTATGAGATAAGAGACGCCATATATGGGATGAAATAAGAGCTGTGTTCCACTCAGTAAGAAATTTTGTAACTCATTTTAATAACCTCGAAACAATTTCATTTCACGATCCAATTAATGCATCAAAGAATATCAGTAGGTGAATTATTGTTGCTTTCAAAAAATCAACCGTTCATGCTTTCTGAAAATCAACCATCCATGTTAACAAATAAAAGATAAGTTTTCTATTTTCTAATCGTGTTAGGTGAATTATTGATGCTAGCATAATCATAATTCTAAATTCATACAATATCAACTAACGAGAAGAAAATTAATCAATTAACCAGGAAATAAACATCACGGCTCTTGTACCAATGTTGTACTTAGTATAGTTTCTAGACATACCAGAAATTATATGGCGGAAGCGAATATAATCGacgtttagatcaccggtcgggaAAGCAATCACAAATGGAAAGCTTTCACAGTTTCACGGCCTAAGTTCCTTCAACGATTTGCAATGTTCCACTTGAACAAATATACTTACAATCTCTCAATTCTTAGTGCATATTTTTCTCTATCAATTGTTGTTTCTATAAACAATGAGTTGGAGACATATAGGATAGGAGTCAACTACTCCCATCTCTCCCACTCAATAAAAGTTTGTGGATGTAATTAACTCTCAACTATTCCCATTAAAAAAGTGGTTGTGTGTGtaattaatttccaataataatcaTAGGGGAAAACTTTCTAATAAAGGTTTTGATAGTTAAGTTTCTGTTTTTTGTTAGTTGGAGGTATGcttttgtttgatgctttttgtagAAATTCAGTTTCACTGTAAATTTGTTGCAAGTTTTTTTAAGGGGCAGGATCAAATAAAAAATCTATGGTAAAAATGCTAGGAAGGAAGATAAAGGTCACAACTTTAATTATACTTTGTAATTCAATTGGTATAAAATGCCATAATTGGCCTAATTTAATGTGATTACGTTATGGGCAGTATGAAGGTAAGAAAATATGATATGCAATGCATAACTGCTTAAGTTAAACACATACACTTTCTAAAACAGATTTTGACAAATCATGTacacaaatcgtatcatattgtcTAACTACTTGTTTAGGTAATTAGCTACAATGTTGATATTGACAAAATGTTTACATGTAACTCTAACAACGGTTATCTAACACGCATATATCGTCTTATAATAAATATCATGTTATAATAACATAATTTAAGTTAATTTGATGTTCCTCTTTACCAATATATATAAGTAGATAGACTTTTAGCGTATTGAACTAAAACAAAGATTATCAACTAACATATTATTAACTTATTAATACCTCTAAGTGTATTTATTATCAGTTTTGTTATTTCAAACCATCACTCTTCTTCCCCTGCATATTAACAAAAGTTATAACATAAAAATTGGAATCTTGAAAGTAGTTCTCCATTTGTGATcctactttattttattttttagttccaagtgtttgattaaaaaaaaaaaaaaaaaaaatcgaaagatGAAAGGACAGGAGCAATCAAGATCTTTATTAGGGATTTCTTTAACAGACAGACCAAAATGGCAACAATTTCTTATTTGTTCTTCAGGGTTCTTCTTTGGGTACCTTGTTAATGGCATTTGTGAGGTTGTCTTTCATTATTCATTAATGATTTATGTTTATAAGTTTGCATTAAGACTACATTTTCGATTCTTGAAAATTACATTACCTTAATTGAAAATGTTGCCTTTTTATTGTAGGAGTATGTATACAACAGGCTTAAATTCAGG of the Rutidosis leptorrhynchoides isolate AG116_Rl617_1_P2 chromosome 5, CSIRO_AGI_Rlap_v1, whole genome shotgun sequence genome contains:
- the LOC139850202 gene encoding uncharacterized protein, producing the protein MSIRDMVLANGMNWHVPWYDRFPILSNATVPMLTDKEDAIQWKDNDGYIREFAVRWVWEYVRSKAPEVPWAPVIWYTNNIPKHAFVMWLLMGEKLKTQDKLKQWEVTNNTPLVCSLCEQVPDSHDHLFFACPFSMQVWNRVKVHMEFPIFSDSWRDFILLVSPFAKRRIARIIVVKLLLAATVYSLWQERNNRLFKKKKRSVDQVYKATYATVRLKIMSIKWKTNPQTLRLKSDWKIS